One Gammaproteobacteria bacterium DNA segment encodes these proteins:
- a CDS encoding HDOD domain-containing protein — protein MPDNLVANDTRLRINKLQELPPLPVASQRLLAILSSEDAGMGEVAEAIELDPALAARIVGVARSAFFGNTTTIYGVKDAIIRVLGLDMVRSLGLSISLGDALSYEQTRGFDARRYWISALLTADMARFLAPRVALDHQPQAEPAYLSGLLHGLGLLALAHLFPNELSLALEAAGDDPVRRLAEHERQWVGIDHHAAGGWLARRWHLPEEVARTMEHHHDPHYRGPFWPTVLLVGNCARWSEWRQAEEPGLPPSIPEELHTLGIPVTDMAAISAAFERKYEQTLNMAAALAGES, from the coding sequence ATGCCCGATAACCTCGTTGCCAACGATACGCGCCTGCGCATCAACAAGCTCCAGGAACTGCCGCCGCTGCCCGTTGCCTCCCAGCGCCTCCTGGCCATCCTCTCTTCCGAGGATGCCGGCATGGGGGAGGTCGCCGAGGCCATAGAACTCGATCCCGCCCTCGCCGCACGCATCGTCGGCGTGGCGCGCTCCGCCTTCTTCGGCAATACCACCACCATCTACGGCGTCAAGGACGCCATCATCCGCGTGCTCGGGCTCGACATGGTGCGCAGCCTGGGCCTGTCCATCAGCCTCGGCGATGCCCTCAGCTATGAGCAGACACGGGGTTTCGATGCCCGCCGCTATTGGATAAGCGCCCTGCTGACGGCAGACATGGCCCGCTTTCTGGCCCCCCGAGTAGCCCTGGACCACCAACCCCAGGCAGAACCAGCCTACCTGAGCGGCCTGCTCCACGGCCTCGGCCTACTGGCCCTCGCTCACCTCTTTCCCAACGAATTATCACTGGCCCTGGAAGCGGCCGGTGACGACCCCGTCCGGCGCCTCGCGGAGCACGAGCGGCAGTGGGTGGGCATCGACCACCACGCCGCCGGCGGCTGGCTGGCACGGCGCTGGCACCTGCCGGAGGAAGTGGCCCGGACCATGGAGCATCACCACGACCCGCACTACCGCGGCCCGTTTTGGCCTACCGTGCTGCTGGTCGGCAACTGCGCCCGCTGGTCGGAGTGGCGCCAGGCGGAGGAACCGGGCCTGCCTCCATCCATCCCGGAGGAACTGCATACCCTGGGCATCCCCGTCACAGACATGGCCGCCATCAGCGCGGCCTTCGAGCGCAAGTACGAACAGACCCTCAACATGGCGGCAGCCCTGGCAGGAGAAAGTTGA
- a CDS encoding sensor domain-containing diguanylate cyclase has protein sequence MNPAPFLRAANDMGSRFMGLLDTLSAIAAVTAMDMQHKDTHTLLAEALDILMQHQDLARSAIFLVEGDTLVFVAGAELSRPAVQGTVPLGWQRLPEYGTRVCVGEGLLGIAASTREPQYEPQCSIARMLGIEETPATAVRGSVLCMPIVTGDTVFGVTAVFHPETDHFQHGHRHALALFCGVVGHMLASHRVVRRMEQAVEHRTRQLAQALKEAEELRRRYQELSTVDELTTLHNRRFFFPEAEAAVARAVRHKEALCLLVMDLDHFKRVNDSFGHAAGDQVLRDVAGVLRQHTREGDILARTGGEEFVVALPHTSASGARSLAERIRARIEDLAWPQVSKNMRVTASIGVACLDDDGEDGARQQLERLMRHGDQAMYCCKRDGRNRVAVS, from the coding sequence GTGAATCCCGCGCCCTTCCTCAGAGCCGCCAACGACATGGGCAGCCGCTTCATGGGCCTGCTGGACACGCTGTCCGCGATCGCGGCGGTGACGGCCATGGACATGCAGCATAAAGATACCCATACCCTCCTGGCCGAGGCCCTGGACATCCTCATGCAGCACCAGGACCTGGCCCGTAGCGCCATCTTCCTGGTGGAAGGCGACACCCTGGTGTTCGTTGCCGGCGCGGAACTCTCCCGGCCGGCGGTCCAGGGCACCGTTCCCTTGGGATGGCAGCGCTTGCCCGAATACGGAACCCGCGTGTGCGTGGGCGAAGGCTTGCTGGGCATCGCCGCCTCCACCCGCGAGCCTCAGTACGAACCGCAGTGTTCCATCGCCCGCATGCTGGGCATCGAGGAAACCCCCGCCACCGCGGTCCGGGGCTCGGTGTTGTGCATGCCCATCGTCACCGGCGACACGGTGTTCGGCGTCACCGCCGTCTTCCATCCCGAGACGGATCACTTCCAACACGGGCACCGCCACGCCCTGGCCCTGTTCTGCGGCGTGGTCGGCCACATGCTGGCGAGTCACCGGGTGGTGCGGCGCATGGAGCAGGCGGTGGAGCACCGCACACGCCAGCTAGCCCAGGCCCTCAAGGAGGCCGAGGAACTGCGGCGGCGCTACCAGGAACTGTCCACCGTGGACGAGCTCACCACCCTCCACAACCGGCGCTTTTTCTTTCCCGAGGCCGAGGCCGCGGTCGCCCGCGCGGTGCGTCACAAGGAGGCTTTGTGCCTGCTGGTGATGGACCTCGATCACTTCAAGCGCGTCAACGACAGCTTCGGCCACGCCGCGGGGGACCAGGTACTGCGGGACGTCGCCGGGGTGCTGCGCCAGCACACCCGTGAAGGTGACATCCTGGCCCGCACCGGCGGCGAGGAGTTCGTGGTGGCCCTGCCCCACACCAGCGCCTCCGGGGCCCGCAGCCTGGCCGAGCGTATACGCGCCCGCATCGAGGATCTGGCCTGGCCCCAGGTGTCGAAGAACATGCGCGTCACCGCCAGCATCGGCGTCGCCTGCCTGGACGATGACGGCGAGGACGGCGCCCGCCAGCAGCTGGAACGACTCATGCGCCACGGAGACCAGGCCATGTACTGCTGCAAGCGCGATGGCCGCAACCGGGTGGCGGTATCCTGA
- a CDS encoding thioredoxin domain-containing protein, with amino-acid sequence MSAPQPYTNALAGETSPYLLQHAHNPVAWYPWGEEALTKARDDGKPILLSIGYSACHWCHVMAHESFEDETTARLMNELFVCIKVDREERPDLDRIYQTAHQMLAQRPGGWPLTMFLTHDDHTPFFGGTYFPRERRYGMPAFRELLEGVARAYREQQAEIRTQNQEMITALQRVDATRLDSGVRLDGAPLELARQQIQQAFDAHHGGFGEAPKFPHPTNIERLLRHEAATRASGRVDEQAGHMALFTLERMARGGIYDQLGGGFSRYSVDNHWMIPHFEKMLYDNGPLLALYGEAWQLAPNPLFKRVVVETAGWVMREMQSPEGGYYSSLDADSEGEEGRFYVWEPDQARALLTADQYAVLAHRFGLDREANFEGRWHLHTYHTLEETAAHAGLDTATAAALLDEARTILFREREQRVRPGRDDKVLTAWNGLMIKGMATAARVFAEPAWADSADRALDFLRGNMWRDGRLLATYKDGRAHLDAYLDDYAYLMDGILALLAVRWRTTDLELCVALAEVLLARFEDRENGGFFFTADDHEALIHRPKSLGDDSMPSGNGIAAHGLIRLGHLLGETRYLDAAERTLRAAWPAIGRLPHAHNALLLALEEYLNATTSVVIRGAAGELPRWQETVNAAYAPRRQVFAIPAGEASLPGALAERSAPDSGAIAYVCEGFACSTPITSPEELQQRLTAAS; translated from the coding sequence ATGTCAGCACCACAGCCCTACACCAATGCCCTCGCGGGCGAGACCAGCCCCTACCTGCTGCAGCACGCCCACAACCCCGTGGCCTGGTATCCCTGGGGCGAGGAGGCCCTGACCAAGGCACGGGACGATGGCAAGCCCATCCTGCTGTCCATCGGTTATTCCGCCTGCCACTGGTGCCACGTGATGGCCCACGAATCCTTCGAGGACGAGACCACGGCCCGGCTCATGAACGAACTCTTCGTGTGTATCAAGGTGGACCGCGAGGAGCGTCCGGACCTCGACCGCATCTACCAGACGGCCCATCAGATGCTGGCCCAGCGCCCGGGTGGCTGGCCCCTGACCATGTTCCTCACCCACGACGACCACACGCCCTTCTTCGGCGGCACCTATTTTCCCAGGGAACGCCGTTACGGCATGCCGGCCTTCAGGGAGCTGCTCGAGGGCGTGGCCCGCGCCTATCGCGAGCAGCAGGCCGAGATCCGCACCCAGAACCAGGAGATGATCACCGCCCTGCAACGCGTCGATGCCACCCGCCTCGACTCCGGTGTGCGCCTCGATGGCGCCCCCCTGGAGCTGGCGCGCCAGCAGATCCAACAGGCCTTCGACGCGCATCACGGTGGCTTCGGCGAGGCGCCCAAGTTTCCCCATCCCACCAATATCGAGCGCCTGCTGCGCCACGAGGCCGCCACCCGCGCCAGCGGGCGAGTGGACGAGCAGGCCGGCCACATGGCCCTGTTCACCCTGGAGCGCATGGCCCGCGGCGGCATCTACGACCAGCTGGGAGGCGGCTTCTCCCGCTACTCCGTGGACAACCACTGGATGATCCCCCACTTCGAGAAGATGCTCTACGACAACGGCCCGCTGCTCGCCCTCTACGGCGAGGCCTGGCAGCTCGCCCCCAACCCCCTGTTCAAGCGGGTGGTGGTGGAGACCGCGGGCTGGGTGATGCGGGAGATGCAATCCCCGGAAGGCGGCTACTACTCCAGCCTGGACGCCGACTCCGAGGGCGAGGAAGGGCGCTTCTACGTGTGGGAGCCTGACCAGGCGCGGGCCCTGCTGACGGCCGACCAGTATGCCGTGCTGGCCCACCGCTTCGGCCTCGACCGCGAGGCCAACTTCGAGGGCCGCTGGCATCTCCACACCTACCACACCCTGGAGGAGACCGCCGCCCACGCAGGGTTGGACACCGCCACGGCCGCGGCCCTGCTGGACGAGGCCCGCACCATCCTCTTCCGGGAACGCGAGCAGCGCGTGCGCCCGGGCCGGGACGACAAAGTACTCACGGCCTGGAACGGCCTCATGATCAAGGGCATGGCCACCGCGGCGCGGGTGTTCGCCGAGCCCGCCTGGGCCGACTCCGCCGACCGGGCCCTGGACTTCCTGCGCGGGAACATGTGGCGGGACGGCCGCCTGCTCGCCACTTACAAGGACGGGCGCGCCCACCTCGACGCCTACCTGGACGACTACGCCTACCTCATGGACGGCATCCTGGCCCTGCTGGCCGTACGCTGGCGCACCACCGACCTGGAACTATGCGTGGCCCTGGCGGAGGTGCTGCTGGCGCGTTTCGAGGACCGGGAGAACGGCGGTTTCTTCTTCACCGCCGACGACCACGAGGCCCTCATCCACCGCCCCAAGTCCCTGGGGGACGACTCCATGCCGTCCGGCAACGGCATCGCCGCCCATGGCCTCATCCGGCTCGGCCATCTCCTGGGGGAGACCCGCTACCTGGATGCCGCCGAGCGCACCCTGCGCGCCGCCTGGCCCGCCATCGGCCGCCTGCCCCACGCCCACAACGCCCTGCTGCTGGCCCTGGAGGAGTACCTGAACGCCACCACCAGCGTGGTCATCCGCGGCGCTGCCGGCGAGTTGCCCCGCTGGCAGGAGACCGTCAACGCCGCCTACGCGCCGCGCCGCCAGGTGTTCGCCATCCCCGCCGGTGAGGCCAGCCTCCCCGGCGCCCTCGCCGAACGGAGCGCACCGGACAGCGGCGCCATCGCCTACGTGTGCGAGGGCTTCGCCTGCAGCACCCCCATCACCAGCCCCGAGGAACTGCAACAGCGCCTCACCGCCGCCTCCTGA